In a genomic window of Gossypium arboreum isolate Shixiya-1 chromosome 7, ASM2569848v2, whole genome shotgun sequence:
- the LOC108459881 gene encoding protein SWEETIE isoform X3 → MNPEAQVQPRGKGPFPPPKKLEGGLQRHLALPFTKASGSRSKDIRVGLTLSWVFFLQAIHLKYLHLDIELQNYALNIMDMLRMDTSFDAHVVACALYILRVGVTDQMTEPSQRSFTVFLGEQLQSPEASPSMKIAALRTLSYTLKTLGEVPLEFKEVFDNTVVAAVSHSYQLVRVEAALTLRTLAEVDPTCVGSLISYGVTILNALRESVSFEKGSNLQVDLNSLHGQATVLAALVSISRKLPLGYPARLPKAVLEVSKKLLTESSSDAVTAKVEQEAGWLLLSSLLSSMLKEELEDQVFDILSLWAGLFNGNPEDVIGENGDLQPRIRVWSAAIDALTSFIRCFVSSNLAASGILLQPVMLYLNRALSYIFLLAAKELLDIKPEVDIFIIRTLMGYQSLPDPMAYKSDHSQIIQLCTIPYRNASGCEESSCLMFLLDKRDACLGPWIPGRDWFEDELRAFQGGKDGLMPCVWDNELSSFPQPETINKILVNQMLLCFGIIFAAQNSGDMLSLLGMMEQCLKAGKKQPWHAASMTNICVGLLAGLKALLALRPQSLELEILNLAQAIFKGILIEGDICASQRRASSEGLGLLARLGNDIFTARMTRSLLGELNGITDSHYAGSIALSLGCIHRSAGGMALSTLVPTTVSSITLLAKSSIPALQIWSLHGLLLTIEAAGLSFVSHVQATLGLALEILLSEENGRVDLQQGVGRLINAIVAVLGPELAPGSIFFSRCKSVVAEISSSEETATLLESVRFTQQLVLFAPHAVSVHSHVQTLLLTLSSRQPALRHLAVSTLRHLIEKDPVSVIDEQIEDNLFCMLDEETDSEIGNLIRGTIMRLLYVSCPSRPSRWISICRNMVLAMSTRATAEISSGNDSTSGPDGDSRLNFGDDDENMVSDSKHIPVQGHAFVTSIVGRNRDKHLRYRTRVFAAECLSYLPEAVGKNPAHFDLSLASRKVANEQASGDWLVLQVQELISVAYQISTIQFENMRPIGVRLLSSVVDKFETVPDPELPGHFLLEQYQAQLISAVRTALDTSSGPILLEAGLLLATKVMTSGIISGDQAAVKRIFSLLSRPLDDFKDLYYPSFAEWVSCKIKIRLLAAHASLKCYTYAFLRRHQAVVPDEYLALLPLFSRSSSILGKYWISLLKDYSCVCLHLNLKRNWNSFLDAIQSPLVSSKLQPCLEEAWPVILQALALDAVPVNVDRNGNSEAAAENMSASSLVSGYSMVELESEEYQFLWGFALLVIFQGQHPALCKQVIPLASAKAKHDGDTPAEDTTSPGLKFYEIVLPVFQFLLTQKFFSAGFLTVNICEELLLVFSYSIYMDNSWNSLAISVLSQIVHNCPEDFLEAENFACLVVELCLGCLFRVFHCASAFSPVQACWEDLLFPLFVAAKTIMRRFQPKMQKHLHSVALAFLLIGYKFIRQASTELSLSKVTDIVKCVNSLLKKLIDDAPNLGDDAIVHLRNILCTSLDELADLTKDCIEGIHRLHNKRSDLRKLLLLKLAFSIEQIVMLPKIMHEIQCLEGNKDSGPIYFSVFKFCTDCMLTILTDSNLQVQAISLQVLKSVVLKSNNMEDNSSIVFFIGELVGGILTIIKNMLMKSMTKESVVIVGECLQVLMLLQTVSKESDCQRGFMSLFLEAIVMIFSASEDNCSQEVNDIRNTAIRLVSHLAQIPSLAGHLKDVLLLMSETHRQQLQGVIRASVTLDHSVGETKSVAPQLEIKLPVPLEMRREDNALPSATQVKLKQQSEERYSSPLATPIGTNNDDMEEDEEDEDDWDAFQSFPATKNAAETDSVVERTVKESDHDESISSALEISTDNSQQYLSSENHNSINNSNAEHSEVATEILSDCSGDGGNREKILCDLAVEEVKEISTKIEEHVQRRASTETGNSEDAEGSIDVGGDDEQQKESSDNKVDTDLVLDTLPHVGLSDTEHNMDQEQH, encoded by the exons GTTCCACTTGAATTCAAGGAGGTGTTTGATAACACAGTTGTTGCAGCAGTATCTCACTCTTACCAGCTT GTACGTGTTGAGGCTGCTTTGACATTGCGTACATTGGCTGAGGTTGATCCAACTTGTGTTGGTAGTTTGATATCTTATGGAGTGACCATACTAAATGCTTTAAGGGAAAGTGTTTCCTTTGAAAAG GGAAGCAATTTGCAAGTTGATCTTAATTCTTTGCACGGGCAAGCAACAGTTTTGGCTGCTTTAGTTTCCATTTCACGAAAATTACCCCTTGGTTATCCAGCCAG ATTGCCCAAGGCAGTTCTTGAAGTTTCAAAGAAATTGCTGACAGAATCCAGTAGTGATGCTGTTACTGCCAAGGTGGAACAAGAAGCTGGGTGGTTACTCTTATCATCATTATTATCTTCCATGCTGAAGGAG GAGCTTGAGGATCAGGTATTCGATATTCTTTCCCTGTGGGCTGGTCTTTTCAATGGCAACCCCGAAGATGTAATTGGAGAAAATGGAGATCTACAACCTAGGATTCG TGTGTGGTCTGCAGCAATTGATGCACTTACATCATTCATACGATGCTTCGTGTCATCCAATTTGGCAGCTAGTGGGATTTTGCTTCAGCCAGTGATGCTGTATCTCAATAG GGCTTTGTCCTATATCTTTCTGTTGGCAGCCAAAGAACTACTGGATATTAAGCCTGAAGTGGACATATTCATCATCAGAACATTAATGGGCTATCAATCCCTCCCTGATCCAATGGCCTATAAGAGTGACCATTCTCAAATTATACAATTATGTACAATTCCCTATAG AAATGCTTCTGGATGCGAGGAAAGCTCATGCTTGATGTTCCTGTTAGACAAAAGAGATGCATGTTTGGGCCCCTGGATTCCTGGAAG GGATTGGTTTGAAGATGAACTCCGTGCTTTTCAAGGTGGAAAAGATGGACTCATGCCTTGTGTATGGGATAATGAATTGTCGAGTTTTCCTCAG CCGGAGACTATAAACAAGATTTTGGTGAATCAAATGCTTCTCTGCTTTGGAATCATATTTGCTGCTCAG AATAGTGGTGATATGCTGTCACTTCTTGGAATGATGGAGCAGTGCCTAAAAGCTGGGAAAAAGCAACCATGGCATGCTGCAAGCATGACCAACATATGTGTGGGGTTACTTGCTGGGTTGAAG GCTTTGCTCGCGTTACGTCCACAATCATTGGAGTTAGAGATATTGAATTTGGCTCAAGCTATTTTTAAG GGTATACTAATTGAGGGGGACATTTGTGCATCACAACGTAGGGCGTCATCAGAGGGTCTTGGTCTTTTAGCTCGCCTTGGAAATGATATCTTTACAGCCAGAATG ACTCGATCATTACTTGGGGAGCTAAATGGTATAACAGATTCACATTATGCTGGCTCAATAGCTCTTTCCCTTGGATGTATTCATCGCAG TGCTGGAGGGATGGCACTTTCAACTTTAGTGCCTACCACTGTAAGCTCAATCACTTTGCTGGCTAAAAGTTCAATCCCTGCCTTACAGATCTGGTCGTTGCATGGACTTCTTTTGACTATAGAAGCTGCTGGCTTGTCCTTTGTATCTCATGTCCAG GCCACACTGGGCCTCGCTTTGGAGATTTTGTTGTCTGAAGAGAATGGAAGGGTTGACCTCCAACAAGGTGTGGGCCGTCTTATAAATGCAATTGTTGCCGTTCTTGGTCCTGAGCTTGCCCCTGGCAGCATTTTCTTTTCACGTTGCAAG TCTGTTGTTGCAGAGATTAGTTCCTCAGAAGAAACAGCTACACTACTTGA GAGTGTTCGTTTCACACAACAGCTTGTTCTTTTTGCTCCACATGCTGTTTCAGTGCACTCCCATGTCCAAACTCTTCTGCTGACTCTATCATCAAGACAG CCTGCATTAAGGCATCTTGCAGTCTCCACTCTACGACATCTCATTGAGAAGGACCCT GTTTCTGTCATTGATGAACAAATAGAAGATAATCTGTTTTGCATGCTAGACGAAGAAACTGATTCAGA GATAGGGAATTTAATCCGTGGCACAATCATGCGACTGCTTTATGTGTCTTGCCCTTCACGTCCTTCTCGATGGATATCAATTTGTCGTAACATG GTCCTTGCCATGTCAACAAGAGCTACTGCTGAGATTAGTTCCGGAAATGATTCTACTAGTGGTCCAGATGGTGACTCAAGATTAAATTTTGGAGATGATGATGAAAACATGGTCTCTGACTCTAAGCACATTCCAGTTCAAGGTCATGCATTTGTAACTTCTATTGTTGGTCGCAATAGAGATAAGCACCTCAGATACCGAACCAGGGTTTTTGCTGCTGA GTGCTTGAGTTATCTGCCTGAAGCTGTGGGCAAGAATCCTGCACATTTTGATCTCTCTCTAGCAAGCAGAAAAGTTGCAAATGAACAAGCCTCTGGTGATTGGCTAGTCCTCCAAGTTCAAGAGCTAATATCAGTTGCTTATCAG ATAAGTACAATTCAGTTTGAAAATATGCGGCCAATTGGTGTCCGACTTTTAAGTTCAGTTGTAGACAAG TTTGAAACAGTTCCTGATCCCGAGCTTCCAGGACACTTTCTACTAGAACAGTATCAA GCCCAACTAATATCTGCTGTTCGCACTGCACTGGATACATCATCTGGCCCTATTCTTTTGGAGGCAGGTCTGTTGCTGGCTACCAAG GTAATGACAAGCGGAATAATTAGTGGTGACCAAGCTGCAGTGAAAcgtatattttcattattatctcGCCCATTGGATGACTTCAAGGACCTATATTATCCGTCATTTGCAGAATGGGTATCATGTAAG ATCAAGATACGACTTCTAGCCGCTCATGCCTCTCTCAAGTGTTATACATATGCCTTTTTGAGGAGACACCAAGCTGTTGTTCCTGATGAGTATCTAGCATTGTTACCATTGTTCTCAAGAAGTTCAAGCATTCTGGGGAAGTACTGGATCTCTCTTTTGAAGGATTACAGTTGTGTGTGCTTGCACCTAAATCTCAAAAGAAAC TGGAACTCATTCCTTGATGCTATTCAATCACCTCTGGTCTCGTCTAAGCTGCAGCCTTGCTTGGAAGAAGCATGGCCTGTTATTTTGCAAGCACTTGCTCTGGATGCAGTTCCTGTGAATGTTGATAGGAATGGAAACTCTGAAGCTGCTGCTGAAAATATGTCAGCAAGCAGCTTAGTATCTGGGTACAGTATGGTTGAACTGGAATCCGAAGAATACCAGTTTCTGTGGGGCTTTGCTTTGCTTGTTATATTTCAGGGACAACATCCAGCCCTTTGTAAACAAGTTATACCGTTAGCCTCAGCTAAAGCGAAACATGATGGAGATACTCCTGCTGAGGATACAACTTCTCCAGGCTTGAAGTTTTATGAAATTGTTTTGCCAGTGTTCCAGTTTCTTTTAACACAGAAGTTTTTCTCAGCTGGTTTTCTTACCGTAAACATCTGTGAAGAACTGCTCCTG GTCTTCTCTTATTCCATCTACATGGATAATTCATGGAACAGTCTTGCGATATCTGTTCTATCTCAG ATCGTGCACAACTGCCCTGAAGATTTCCTTGAAGCAGAAAATTTTGCTTGCCTAGTGGTGGAACTTTGTTTGGGTTGCCTTTTTAGAGTTTTTCACTG TGCTAGTGCATTCTCACCTGTTCAAGCCTGCTGGGAAGATTTATTATTTCCACTATTTGTTGCTGCGAAGACAATAATGAGGCGTTTTCAACCAAAA ATGCAGAAACACCTGCATTCAGTAGCATTGGCATTTCTTTTGATTGGCTACAAATTCATCAGACAAGCTTCAACTGAGTTGTCCCTATCAAAAGTTACTGATATTGTGAAGTGTGTGAATTCCTTGTTGAAGAAACTCATTGATG ATGCTCCTAATCTTGGTGATGATGCCATTGTCCACCTGAGAAATATTTTATGCACTTCTCTAGATGAACTTGCTGATTTGACCAAGGATTGCATTGAAGGCATTCATCGCCTGCATAATAAGAGATCTGACTTACGCAAACTACTGCTATTGAAGCTTGCATTCTCTATTGAACAGATAGTTATGTTGCCCAAGATAATGCATGAAATTCAATGTCTAGAAGGCAACAAAGATAGTGGTCCTATCTACTTTTCAGTGTTTAAATTTTGCACTGATTGTATGCTTACTATACTAACTGACTCAAATTTACAG GTACAGGCTATCAGTTTGCAGGTGCTGAAAAGCGTGGTACTGAAAAGTAACAATATGGAAGACAACAGTTCCATCGTATTCTTTATTGGAGAGCTGGTTGGGGGCATTCTCACCATAATCAAAAACATGTTAATG AAATCCATGACTAAAGAATCAGTTGTTATTGTGGGGGAGTGCTTACAAGTCCTAATGCTGCTGCAAACAGTTTCAAAAGAGAGTGATTGCCAGAGAGGGTTCATGAGTCTCTTTTTGGAAGCTATTGTTATGATCTTCTCGGCATCAGAGGATAATTGTTCTCAG GAAGTCAATGACATAAGAAACACCGCCATCAGGCTTGTTTCTCATCTTGCACAAATTCCTTCTTTGGCTGGTCATCTCAAGGATGTGTTGTTATTGATGTCTGAGACGCATAGACAGCAACTTCAG GGGGTTATTCGTGCTTCAGTAACACTGGACCATAGTGTTGGAGAAACGAAATCTGTGGCACCGCAATTAGAGATTAAACTACCAGTTCCACTTGAAATGAGAAGAGAGGACAATGCCTTACCATCAGCTACTCAAGTGAAGCTTAAACAGCAAAGTGAAGAAAGATATTCATCTCCATTAGCCACCCCTATAGGTACCAATAATGATGACATGGAAGAAGATGAAGAGGATGAAGACGATTGGGATGCCTTCCAGTCTTTTCCAGCCACAAAGAATGCAGCTGAAACTGATTCTGTAGTTGAGAGGACAGTAAAAGAATCGGACCATGATGAGTCCATCTCTTCTGCTTTGGAAATCAGTACTGATAATAGTCAGCAATATTTATCTTCAGAAAATCACAATAGTATAAATAACTCTAATGCGGAGCATTCAGAGGTTGCAACAGAAATATTATCTGATTGCTCAGGTGACGGAGGTAACAGGGAGAAGATTTTGTGTGATCTTGCAgttgaagaagtgaaagaaaTATCCACAAAGATAGAGGAGCATGTGCAAAGAAGGGCATCAACTGAAACTGGAAATAGTGAAGATGCTGAAGGATCAATCGATGTCGGAGGGGATGATGAGCAGCAAAAGGAGAGTTCAGATAATAAAGTCGATACTGATTTAGTATTAGATACTCTGCCTCATGTAGGGCTTTCCGATACTGAACATAATATGGATCAGGAACAGCATTGA